In one window of uncultured Acetobacteroides sp. DNA:
- a CDS encoding TlpA disulfide reductase family protein, with product MKKRTILPLLLLLSLVSAKAPCAGHSTVIVGTLKNSPPQKVLLHTFINNKSFVVDSTVTDSLTGKFMFHLNISRQTRFSFQLTKKYIRFLTYSISPGDSLIFTANCNDRLDINDISIEGSKCGIERLWYAKNRFPLVDKKAQLEKMLANSKGNSKELADSIASIKRMLHKIDLTYSHTTNEVNMLDYIGTISREISEDSCIIIIRNALKRIPDSKILAERYNTLVEKQKDNALRGKMLNKKMPIFRLEDTNGILVKNNRFNGEYQLYDFWASWCTPCRNETPIIKKAVELSNGKLRVVAVSIDEDRDKWLRAIQEDATGAYTHLIFPKDGWKSIKSALHIVGIPCIFLVDPNGTIIDINLRGEHLIDRIKKLYDTPVTSHERIQATPASLNRAL from the coding sequence ATGAAAAAGCGAACAATACTCCCTTTACTTTTACTCCTTTCACTAGTCTCCGCCAAAGCACCTTGTGCTGGGCATAGCACTGTTATAGTAGGAACTTTAAAGAATAGTCCACCACAAAAGGTGCTACTTCATACCTTCATCAACAATAAAAGCTTCGTTGTCGACAGCACCGTCACCGACTCGCTAACCGGCAAGTTTATGTTTCACCTCAACATCTCTCGCCAGACAAGATTCTCTTTTCAGCTAACAAAAAAGTATATCCGCTTTCTAACCTACAGTATCTCGCCAGGCGACTCGCTTATATTCACCGCCAACTGCAACGATCGATTAGATATAAACGATATAAGCATCGAAGGTTCGAAGTGTGGAATAGAAAGGCTGTGGTACGCGAAGAATAGGTTCCCTCTAGTCGATAAGAAAGCACAACTGGAGAAAATGCTTGCCAACAGCAAGGGGAACAGCAAGGAGCTTGCCGATTCCATTGCCTCCATTAAGCGCATGCTGCACAAAATTGATTTAACCTACTCCCATACTACCAATGAAGTTAACATGCTAGACTATATTGGTACAATAAGTAGGGAAATCAGTGAGGATTCCTGCATTATTATCATTCGTAACGCCCTAAAAAGAATCCCCGATTCGAAGATACTTGCGGAACGATACAATACCCTTGTCGAAAAGCAAAAGGACAATGCGCTTAGAGGCAAGATGCTAAATAAGAAGATGCCAATATTTAGGTTAGAAGACACAAATGGAATACTAGTAAAAAACAATCGATTCAATGGAGAATACCAGCTGTACGACTTTTGGGCTAGCTGGTGCACTCCCTGCCGTAACGAAACGCCCATCATAAAAAAGGCTGTTGAACTCTCGAATGGGAAGCTTAGGGTAGTTGCCGTTTCGATAGATGAAGATAGAGATAAGTGGCTTAGAGCAATTCAAGAAGATGCTACAGGTGCCTACACCCATCTTATTTTTCCCAAAGATGGATGGAAAAGCATAAAAAGCGCCCTCCACATCGTGGGAATCCCCTGTATATTCCTTGTAGATCCCAACGGAACTATAATCGATATTAACCTCAGGGGAGAACATCTTATTGACAGGATAAAAAAATTATACGATACGCCAGTAACATCCCATGAAAGAATTCAAGCAACACCAGCCTCCTTAAATAGAGCGCTCTAA